Part of the Diabrotica virgifera virgifera chromosome 6, PGI_DIABVI_V3a genome, CTGGGGATTGCTTCGAACCCATCACTGCCTCCGGTATCTTTTCCTTGCCACTGCTTACCGGCGTCCATCCCTGTTCTAGGTTCAACTAAATCCCCATCACTGGATGAAATCTAGTTCTCTCACGCTATTACTTTTTTCCCCTTGCCACTTTATCAGGGGTTCTCTCGGTCTTCTTAGATCGGGAGAAAATTTTTGAAGTGTACTCTCCTTCCACGACCACAATGACGTCATTTTTTCGATATTTGCCGTTATAATCCTATTCCCCCATATAATGGTGATATAAAAGACTTTCAGGTGTCAACTGCTCAAAATTCTTCTCAGGCTATGATAATGAAAAGGTTTTTCCAATATAACAAAATTCATACTAAAATAATGGCATCACTTGAGGTAAAAGATTAAGAAATACTCGATGAAGCAAACAGGGTCTCTATTCGGATTTCCGGATGAGGACTATTTTAGGGGGTACATCATTAATTGACCCTAGAAAAATTCGAATGGGAACGTGAAAGTCTTAAAGAGAGAACTACGGAGTTGGTAGATGCAGCAAAACAAGGAGAGttcaaattgtttttattaaataaaagaaGTGTAAAGAAACAAGAGAGAAAGAGCTACAATACTACCCTATATCTAATTGTTTGAACACTACTAACATTTACAAAATTTATACGTCTTTTTGAAAAACATCTCCAGTAGTTCATTATTTTTCAGGAACACCATCGATCGCAGCGAGAACAGTGGGAAATACGACAATTGGACAATGACCTTCTTCAACAACGACATTCTGAGAGAGAACGCGAAAGAGAACAGAAGGAGTTAGCAGATCAGCGCATGCTGATTGAGAGTAGTGGAGGAAGTGCTGAAAGAGCTGGGGCATCAGCCACAACTACTGCTTCATCTGTCTTCGATCATGACGATTTCAAACTGCAGATGATGTaagttattataaaaattataaatgtttTTTTCTAGTGCCTGACTcatcgtttattataaattaagacaatatttttcttcaatagatTAAGAGAACCATTGATTTCAAACGTAAGAAATCTTCGGATCTTCGGATTTTGCGAGtttttaatagatgtcgctaatATCGTCTTTTGCTAACATGACAGAAAGATTTTGTTCCGATTCAGAGAGCGTACTGCTGATTCCAAAGCGAAAGGTGGTACTCTGTATTGACATAAAATCATAACCGTCTTTCGTAAATCCTAATAGGCAATATTTTAAGGTAAAAATAaacttcttcttctccttcttcttctttaggtgccgtgacTGTATTcggacgttggccgtcatcatgtttacaatttcttgaAACCATTCTCTATCGGCTgttgcgcgaaataattcttctactgtggagccacaccattgtctaatattacgcagccatgacagTTCCTTTCGACCAATCCATATCTTTCCCTCcgcttttccttgtattataaggcgaagcagatggtatttaggttcTCTAATTATATcaccgaagtattctgtttttctcctctttatgatgcttatgagcagacgttctgaattagtttgaagaacatcttcattggaagtgtgcgaaacccacgatatctttaggattcgtcgataacaccacaattcgaatgcttctaatttatttagcagtgtggtttttaacgtcaatgtctcacaaccatacaataggataaaCCACCCATAACATTTCAGGATCTTCTTGCggatattcatcgacaggtttctgttacataaaactggtttctaggtcataaaagccttccgtgctttttcgatcctagttattatctcttcatcagagtcacaatttacatttaaccagctgccaaggtacttaaAATGATTTACCCGGCATTCTCCAGCAAGAGAAAGCAGACCTTGATcaatattaatctttccaactaccATCCACTCTGtccttgaaatgttgattttagcCAAGTTGATTTTACCTGttggcctctccgataacttgcttcactgactagatttagttgtttctgaagatcttgtaaaaaGTCTAGTAAAGATCTTttctgcaagaatggctgtatcgttagcgtatctaatattgttgattaatgttgttctgaagctattttcttgtggcatttttgcaattaaatgccgatataaatgagtcagatcaaataaattattagaagaatttttttactaagcaacaacatttttgtttaattcattaatattttttgtattttgacagcgacacccgatttgggcgtcgaagcgttaataaaataattttttttagtaaaattgtggcttatttcccatcaaaactagttaattgttgattacttctccgcctagtcTTAGTCCCTTTTGTCTATCATCCAAAGCCGCCTTAAAGATTTCTTCacagtacagattaaaaagggtgggtaataaaacacaaccctgtcgtactccacgttttatggCTAGTTTTTAAGTACGACTGTCTCTAATCTGGAttgaggctacttgattgtaatataactAGTTCAGctgtcttatatcgtagtggtcaagtacTGCTGCccgcaggcaatcgaaaagtgtatcatgttgtactcggtcgaatgccttctcgaagtcgatgaaacaaaataaacgttctttcggaactcacaacttttttgtaataaaactcgcatacaaaatagtgcctctctagttcctagaccatttcaaAATCCAAATTGTTTATTACCCATTCTACTTTCGCatagaaggaatactcggttttgtataatacgtaaaagtatcttaagtgtatggctcatcaaactgataagtctaaaatcgctgcattaggtgcttttctttggtaatgttataaacagtgactccaaccaatcaactggtatttttccttcgttgtaaattttgttacaGAAAGTGGTCAAGTAGGTAATGCTTTCCTcgtccaaaagtttaagtagctcaacagggatttgaaaaaaaaaacaacggaATGCCATTTAAtggatatttttatttattttaaattacaataattgttTACTTCACTACCATTTACTCAGTGTACAGTTATTCTTAAATTTAGTTCTGGCCCTTCTCTCAGCAAAGCTCCTATCGATGCTTTACTTACCATTAAGCAATTTAGCTCACCTGCGATGTCTTTGTACATCAAATTCTGTGCCGTTACATGCACTTCGCAATAAGTAGAGAATGCTATAGAATCCGACTTTGAACAAAGTTCAATGGTACTCCGATAGTGATCCTCACATGGACAAAAGAGCCAGAAAAGAGCTGAAGCTTGGCTCGATTTCTTTTCTGGAGAACCCGTCACCATGAGCCAGAAAGAGTTGATAGGAATGTGTTGACTGAACTTGCTGCAAGTTTTTATAACGCTCTGTGAGCTTTGTGAGTTTCTTATATCTATTTTGTTAAACTCATAGACAGTTATCACTGCTATACAGTGGTTACTGTCGTGTTCTATGCTTGACACGTCGCACGGAAGACAAAGTTCTTTTCCTCTTTCAACGTTGTATTTAGGAATATCTGGATGTTCGTGTTTGAAATGAGTGACGAATGTCGATGTTGCAACTACTTTCTTGCATGGTTTATGAGGACATTTTATGGGAACTTTAGACTGCTGTGGTGGTAATACTCGTTGGCTACTAGTTTTAATGAGAGTGTTTTGACTGGTTTCGAATACATGTGATGTCTTTGAGACAACTCGGTCGACGATTCCATTTTTTCTACTTAGTAATAGTCGCACTTCTTCTGTAGGAAGTCTAAATAATCCTTCAAGTGTTACGTTTATACCGTTTTGTACTTTGGGCTCATCTCTCAAGTCTAacctaaaatataataaataaaaaatctaatctaaaataaaaaaaactgatgAAACGTATTTGTTTAACTACTGTGTAAtaattatacctatataaaatatatctacagtctacagggtgattaattagtagggtaaagctcaatagctctgctatagtaatagatagcaataaaagttaataacaaaaattttagccacctttgagcttcacattacaaaattagttagaatgttacagggtgttcgataacacagtggcagaccaaatttatgtttttttttaatggaacaccctatattttattttaaattcgaaatcctgttaacttctctatcacaaaaatataaaagtttgttatgttatacagggtatttactaagttataaccaattttatatgaaaatcg contains:
- the LOC114328676 gene encoding uncharacterized protein LOC114328676, which produces MEEANHWTTIVKCNLCDEIPNTVPLYQCPQNHQYCIDCFVDLKSRYKGYQKNGATCVVCKVTGAFTESKVNADFLNKIRAKPGIGRPYRYNANQIFKNGFNCNRLDLRDEPKVQNGINVTLEGLFRLPTEEVRLLLSRKNGIVDRVVSKTSHVFETSQNTLIKTSSQRVLPPQQSKVPIKCPHKPCKKVVATSTFVTHFKHEHPDIPKYNVERGKELCLPCDVSSIEHDSNHCIAVITVYEFNKIDIRNSQSSQSVIKTCSKFSQHIPINSFWLMVTGSPEKKSSQASALFWLFCPCEDHYRSTIELCSKSDSIAFSTYCEVHVTAQNLMYKDIAGELNCLMVSKASIGALLREGPELNLRITVH